A genomic stretch from Candidatus Nitrososphaera gargensis Ga9.2 includes:
- a CDS encoding cupredoxin domain-containing protein, with product MKKKRYEERQRSSRITRKRIITYGIIATAVSLISYLGYNAMIPVNGTTPVLGAPANHFIKATHSSSSGYTWVSIASAKVKGIRNTGGNVINPDYAFNKGELETFHVINEDYTTKSNHNFNIDEFNVHTKDLAYYESQTITFVADKTGTFEYYCTIHPEMKGEIVID from the coding sequence ATGAAGAAGAAACGGTACGAGGAGAGGCAACGATCCAGCAGAATAACAAGGAAACGAATTATCACTTATGGGATTATTGCCACGGCTGTCAGTCTCATCAGTTATTTGGGCTATAATGCTATGATCCCGGTGAATGGCACCACCCCAGTTCTTGGAGCGCCTGCCAATCACTTTATCAAGGCAACGCACTCCTCAAGTTCTGGATATACTTGGGTTAGCATAGCCTCTGCCAAAGTCAAGGGCATAAGAAACACAGGAGGCAATGTAATAAACCCTGATTATGCCTTCAACAAGGGAGAATTAGAGACCTTCCACGTGATAAACGAAGATTACACCACCAAGTCAAATCATAATTTCAATATAGATGAGTTCAATGTCCATACAAAAGATTTAGCGTACTATGAAAGTCAAACTATCACATTCGTTGCTGACAAAACCGGCACTTTTGAGTATTATTGCACCATTCACCCTGAGATGAAGGGGGAAATCGTAATAGACTAG
- a CDS encoding winged helix-turn-helix domain-containing protein, with the protein MSGSPSSYRDRIYIIKDVILKLVEYGELNQTALISFCGLNLKKHKAILDDLEENEMIERREQIVGKRTVTFYRPTQKGMAFCRDILEPYEKVFPRRKVEKKKSTTTTAKDLMLLLLI; encoded by the coding sequence ATGTCTGGTTCGCCAAGCTCGTACAGGGATAGGATTTACATCATCAAGGATGTTATTCTGAAGCTCGTTGAATATGGTGAGCTGAACCAGACTGCCTTGATCAGCTTTTGCGGTCTGAATCTGAAAAAACATAAGGCCATCCTTGATGACTTGGAGGAAAATGAAATGATAGAACGCAGAGAGCAGATTGTCGGAAAACGGACTGTGACTTTTTATCGGCCTACACAAAAAGGTATGGCATTTTGCAGAGACATCCTAGAACCATACGAAAAGGTGTTTCCACGCAGAAAAGTTGAAAAGAAAAAATCCACTACTACAACAGCCAAAGATTTGATGCTGTTACTCTTGATCTAG
- a CDS encoding ATP-binding protein, with the protein MESAKRWIDSEDAERTEVLHNFEDILACALGILQKIVKSHDLCLDPWGPSAVLGTEDVKNVFVAVHDRGAKIRLITEITVANIQYCKEFMKFADVRHLDKVKGNFSISDTKWYTASAVAERDKPPPYLIYSTVKEIAEQHQYLFETLWNKALPAEQRIREIEEGIESTNLEFISNPSESIKRAWGLIRAAKHEVMVMFSSPNAFRRQLAMGGMEVLQEAAKNGVRIELLVPSDRDVAQTLGHVRSALPQAEFQAMDASLTTSITIVLVDHEKCMIFELKDDSATNSRQAVGLALYSDSRSIVTFYAAILEAIWKQSELNEQIRQANEKLEDAYKRLEAHENAQKEFINVAAHELRTPVQPLLGITELIQNAMDGKEKGEITKEELEMLVRNAKRLERLSSDILEVSRIESQSLKLNKERMDMNQKIQNVIKDVKLLIPSHKHIEIIFEPKAEPIVVEADKPRIFEVLSNILRNAIKFTEEGTIRVTLEESDGQAVVQIRDTGRGIDPEIFPRLFTKFASKSEQGTGLGLYLSKRIIEAHGGKIWAENNKDDRGATFTFTLPLSTKREK; encoded by the coding sequence TTGGAAAGTGCAAAGAGGTGGATCGATTCCGAGGACGCAGAGAGGACAGAAGTCCTTCACAACTTTGAGGATATCCTCGCATGCGCTCTTGGCATATTGCAAAAGATTGTCAAATCCCATGACCTGTGCTTGGATCCATGGGGGCCATCGGCGGTCTTGGGCACTGAGGATGTTAAGAATGTGTTTGTCGCCGTCCATGACAGAGGCGCCAAGATCAGGCTGATAACGGAAATTACGGTTGCCAACATTCAATACTGCAAGGAATTTATGAAATTTGCCGATGTCCGCCATCTGGACAAGGTAAAGGGCAACTTCTCCATTAGTGATACAAAATGGTATACCGCTTCGGCCGTCGCTGAAAGAGACAAGCCGCCTCCCTACTTGATCTATAGCACAGTAAAGGAAATCGCAGAGCAGCACCAGTACCTCTTTGAAACCCTATGGAACAAGGCGCTTCCCGCAGAGCAGAGAATAAGGGAGATCGAAGAAGGAATCGAGTCTACAAATCTGGAGTTCATTTCAAACCCAAGTGAATCAATCAAGCGTGCCTGGGGTTTGATAAGAGCAGCAAAGCATGAGGTCATGGTAATGTTTTCCAGCCCCAATGCGTTTCGCCGGCAACTTGCAATGGGAGGAATGGAGGTGTTGCAGGAAGCGGCCAAAAACGGCGTGAGGATCGAATTGCTTGTACCTTCTGACAGGGACGTCGCACAGACTTTGGGTCATGTCAGGTCCGCCCTCCCCCAAGCTGAATTTCAAGCGATGGATGCAAGCCTTACAACAAGCATTACAATCGTCCTTGTTGATCATGAAAAATGCATGATCTTTGAGCTAAAAGATGACAGCGCGACGAATTCGCGGCAGGCGGTTGGTCTTGCCCTGTATTCTGATAGCAGGTCAATAGTCACCTTCTACGCTGCAATCTTAGAAGCAATCTGGAAGCAGAGCGAGCTTAACGAGCAGATCCGTCAAGCCAATGAAAAGCTTGAAGACGCCTACAAGAGGCTCGAAGCTCATGAAAATGCGCAAAAGGAGTTCATCAATGTAGCAGCGCATGAGCTCAGGACGCCCGTCCAGCCGCTCCTTGGCATCACCGAGCTTATTCAGAACGCCATGGACGGCAAGGAAAAGGGAGAGATAACAAAGGAAGAGCTGGAAATGCTAGTGCGCAATGCAAAGAGGCTTGAGCGGCTGTCATCGGACATTCTAGAAGTGTCCAGAATCGAAAGCCAGTCGCTAAAACTGAACAAGGAAAGGATGGACATGAACCAGAAAATACAGAATGTGATAAAGGATGTAAAACTACTCATCCCAAGTCACAAGCATATAGAGATCATCTTTGAACCAAAGGCAGAGCCAATAGTGGTTGAGGCTGATAAGCCCAGAATCTTTGAAGTGTTATCAAACATCCTCAGAAATGCGATAAAATTTACTGAAGAGGGGACAATCCGAGTTACGCTAGAAGAGAGCGATGGTCAGGCTGTTGTTCAGATCAGGGACACCGGCAGGGGGATCGACCCGGAAATATTTCCAAGGCTGTTCACAAAGTTTGCCAGCAAGTCGGAACAGGGCACGGGCTTGGGACTCTATTTGTCAAAGAGGATCATTGAAGCTCATGGCGGAAAGATATGGGCAGAAAACAACAAGGACGACAGAGGCGCAACATTCACTTTTACCCTTCCGCTTTCTACAAAGCGAGAGAAATAA
- a CDS encoding response regulator, which yields MSAAVTTGRKLARLLYVDDEVDILNVVKVSKNHGFSVDVATSAEQALAMDLRSYDMIVIDIRMPRMDGFQFYDAIKSKVDDAAKTKVCFFTAFTSYQEEYQRRFPTWNGCCFITKPMSVRLLAEKLRELLDS from the coding sequence ATGTCCGCTGCTGTAACCACTGGCAGAAAGCTGGCCCGCCTGCTTTACGTGGATGACGAGGTCGACATACTAAATGTTGTAAAGGTCTCAAAAAACCATGGCTTCTCGGTGGATGTGGCGACTAGCGCAGAACAGGCGCTGGCCATGGATCTGCGCAGCTATGACATGATTGTTATCGATATCAGGATGCCAAGGATGGATGGCTTTCAATTCTACGACGCCATAAAGAGCAAGGTTGATGACGCAGCAAAGACAAAAGTGTGCTTTTTCACTGCCTTTACCAGTTATCAGGAGGAGTACCAAAGAAGGTTTCCTACATGGAACGGGTGTTGTTTTATAACAAAACCAATGTCTGTCAGGCTATTGGCAGAGAAACTGAGAGAGCTGCTTGATTCGTAA
- a CDS encoding DUF5615 family PIN-like protein: MVSKINSRRVIVDACVSRDLANNLRNSGLVVRHVADINSALKDHEIAKMMHADEVLITRDYKFYRMLGEGRAILLAPGSNTVGRGAKLATRKDRHEVRRKNRLPSHIRIALRKKLAEEAKTGLLYMKILWGIMWLVLPVV, encoded by the coding sequence TTGGTCAGTAAAATCAACAGCAGGCGGGTGATCGTAGACGCCTGCGTGTCAAGAGACCTAGCCAACAACTTGAGGAACAGCGGACTGGTAGTGAGGCACGTGGCAGACATCAATTCCGCGCTGAAGGATCACGAAATCGCCAAGATGATGCACGCAGACGAGGTGCTCATCACAAGGGATTACAAATTCTACAGGATGCTTGGCGAAGGGAGGGCGATACTCCTCGCCCCAGGGTCCAATACCGTTGGAAGGGGCGCCAAGCTGGCAACAAGGAAGGATAGACACGAAGTGCGCAGGAAAAACAGGCTGCCGTCGCACATACGAATTGCATTGAGGAAGAAGCTGGCAGAGGAAGCAAAGACGGGGCTGCTCTACATGAAGATACTGTGGGGCATCATGTGGCTAGTGCTGCCCGTAGTCTAA
- a CDS encoding C2H2-type zinc finger protein, producing the protein MQTARRGSTIPATTTFTCERCLMTFSTREELKNHSVSVHSAAEARARGIIIRMPERRTVIVAVAITGVFAAGLVLQYYLRNRRGRERRRMMQ; encoded by the coding sequence ATGCAAACAGCAAGACGGGGTTCTACAATTCCGGCGACCACCACTTTTACATGTGAAAGATGCCTGATGACATTCAGCACAAGAGAAGAGCTGAAAAATCACAGCGTCAGCGTGCATTCGGCTGCCGAAGCTAGGGCAAGGGGGATAATAATACGGATGCCGGAGCGCAGGACAGTGATTGTTGCCGTGGCGATCACTGGGGTATTTGCCGCCGGACTGGTATTGCAGTATTACTTGCGCAACAGAAGAGGAAGGGAAAGAAGAAGGATGATGCAATAA
- a CDS encoding cupredoxin domain-containing protein: MHNRWNKVVNSGVVSSPFQSTIAAEQGDGRNGYHQQQEEGLQKKCHHYHHRLAKMRLQMMMIIIHLRPLLPPVSNKVVAGGGGAPPAGCPPFPLVDSFTAIFEEPGTYPYFYSIHPWMTCEVVVRGGGNDDSTTGTSTP, from the coding sequence ATGCACAATAGATGGAACAAAGTAGTCAACTCTGGAGTAGTCTCATCGCCATTCCAATCAACGATTGCTGCAGAGCAAGGAGATGGTAGAAACGGTTATCATCAACAACAGGAGGAGGGGCTGCAGAAGAAATGTCACCACTATCATCATCGTCTGGCGAAGATGCGGCTACAAATGATGATGATAATAATACATCTGCGGCCGCTACTACCGCCGGTGAGCAACAAGGTGGTAGCGGGGGGGGGAGGAGCACCGCCAGCTGGATGCCCGCCATTCCCGCTAGTAGATTCGTTCACCGCGATATTTGAAGAACCGGGCACATACCCGTATTTCTATAGCATCCATCCGTGGATGACTTGCGAAGTCGTCGTAAGAGGAGGAGGAAATGATGATTCGACGACAGGCACATCAACGCCATAA
- a CDS encoding AsnC family transcriptional regulator, which yields MPKSLMLIGVDLGADKEVLEEVRDHAAISEAYRIIEDESEMYSIIAKVESDTRDDLDAIETKIRRIEQVRSTLTLEIIEGKRDNESRPLQL from the coding sequence ATGCCAAAGTCTCTGATGCTGATAGGTGTAGATCTTGGTGCAGACAAAGAAGTGTTGGAAGAGGTAAGAGACCATGCCGCGATCTCTGAAGCCTACCGCATAATTGAAGATGAAAGCGAAATGTATAGCATAATCGCAAAAGTTGAATCAGACACTAGGGACGATCTTGACGCCATAGAGACAAAGATAAGGAGGATCGAGCAGGTCAGGTCTACGCTCACTCTTGAAATCATAGAGGGCAAGAGAGACAACGAGAGCAGGCCGCTGCAGCTTTAG
- a CDS encoding 50S ribosomal protein L24e, producing MMRRRTAVDIATTTPTFRNCAFCGRSIPGGTGTMHVRNDGRILWTCSTKCSKNMFVIRRDPRKLKWTEKYVKGGAQVKKR from the coding sequence ATGATGAGAAGGAGAACTGCAGTCGATATCGCTACCACCACTCCAACTTTTAGAAATTGCGCATTTTGCGGAAGGTCAATACCCGGTGGCACGGGCACAATGCACGTCAGAAACGACGGCAGGATATTGTGGACATGCTCAACCAAATGCAGCAAGAACATGTTTGTAATCCGCCGGGACCCAAGGAAGTTAAAGTGGACTGAAAAGTACGTAAAAGGTGGAGCACAGGTAAAGAAAAGATAA
- a CDS encoding aspartate aminotransferase family protein, translating to MPAGVTDSIFISNARGSHVLDVDGNEYIDYKLGHGPVILGHGHPAVLDKVHQYDKRGAIYGSDTPLEVTLAEKIRSIVPSAEMIRYHISGTEATMHAIKIARACTGKEKILKFEGQYHGIHDYVSFSTEPGTESRRGTAQPDSIGIPKAIGKLTLVSEWNDFDVVEKTVKKHSDNIAAIITEPIIANAAVIPPRDSYLKFLRELCDKNGIVLIFDEVKTGFRVAKGGAQELLGVKPHLTTPAKSLGNSIPFRRWSGQRK from the coding sequence ATGCCCGCCGGCGTTACCGATTCAATTTTCATTAGCAATGCCAGAGGCTCGCACGTATTGGACGTTGACGGAAACGAGTACATTGATTACAAGCTCGGTCACGGCCCGGTTATCTTGGGCCACGGCCACCCAGCCGTTCTGGATAAAGTGCACCAGTATGACAAAAGAGGCGCGATATACGGGTCTGATACGCCGCTTGAAGTCACGCTGGCAGAAAAGATAAGATCCATAGTTCCCAGCGCCGAAATGATCAGGTATCATATTTCCGGCACAGAGGCAACGATGCACGCCATCAAGATAGCCAGAGCATGCACAGGAAAGGAAAAGATCCTAAAGTTTGAGGGGCAGTACCATGGGATCCATGATTACGTGTCATTTTCCACCGAACCGGGCACAGAGAGCCGCCGCGGCACAGCCCAGCCTGACTCTATCGGGATTCCAAAGGCCATAGGCAAGCTGACCTTGGTAAGCGAGTGGAACGACTTTGACGTAGTGGAAAAGACGGTCAAGAAACATTCAGACAACATCGCGGCCATAATCACAGAGCCCATCATAGCAAATGCCGCCGTCATTCCTCCCCGCGATAGCTACCTAAAGTTCCTCAGGGAATTGTGCGACAAAAACGGCATAGTCCTGATATTTGATGAGGTAAAGACCGGATTTAGGGTAGCAAAGGGAGGGGCTCAGGAACTGCTTGGAGTCAAGCCGCACCTGACCACCCCTGCAAAATCACTTGGAAACAGTATCCCATTTCGGCGGTGGTCGGGTCAGAGGAAATAA
- a CDS encoding methane monooxygenase/ammonia monooxygenase subunit C → MAQMPALIPKEVEIQRLKKIYIMVIMLGSIAASVEVDNFVDGSLHQTTIRDSAFTPAHWWLYSHFVALPLGWGFVAMYDRRIPILRGPGNSMNTGLKLTIIGYLATMFTIGVNELWHFWFVEEVFAVPNHWMFNMGVVVAFMGALAYVVRVYARLVELGAETPARNPYVAEMYKLALEGKLYSRSIP, encoded by the coding sequence ATGGCTCAAATGCCAGCACTGATACCAAAGGAAGTCGAAATCCAGAGGCTGAAAAAGATCTACATAATGGTCATCATGCTGGGTTCAATTGCAGCCTCAGTAGAGGTCGACAACTTTGTTGACGGCTCACTGCACCAGACAACCATACGTGACTCTGCATTCACGCCAGCCCACTGGTGGCTGTACAGCCACTTTGTAGCACTCCCGCTTGGATGGGGCTTTGTAGCAATGTACGACAGAAGAATACCAATACTGCGCGGACCTGGAAACTCAATGAACACCGGTCTGAAGCTGACCATCATTGGCTACCTAGCCACGATGTTTACTATTGGCGTAAATGAGCTGTGGCACTTCTGGTTCGTCGAAGAAGTATTCGCAGTTCCTAACCACTGGATGTTCAACATGGGTGTCGTCGTGGCATTCATGGGTGCTCTGGCATACGTAGTCAGAGTGTATGCCAGACTGGTGGAGCTGGGTGCAGAAACACCTGCAAGAAATCCGTACGTGGCCGAGATGTACAAGCTAGCACTGGAAGGCAAGCTGTACAGCAGGTCAATACCGTAA
- a CDS encoding ammonium transporter — protein sequence MHFDALGITKKRTKLGTLEIMVVAVASLLLFSTGSALPQDAFAYTANDPAVPYHCFIDQNGDGAITAADEVEDEEGNMALVPCEVSPGDNAWMMTAAALVLVMTPAGLAMFYGGLARQKNAVNTIHMVFITTGVIAVQWVLWGYSLAFGPDATGQGFIGDFSWVGLQNVLHDVPSNAYYGINSDGGRNAIPHQTYMVFQMMFAIITPALIVASLAERMKFSAFIIFIVIWATFVYDFAAHWTWQITATDNYGRTPGYCGFGWGGCLGALDFAGGTVIHITSGWSGLVIALMLGRRLGYGKMPMEPHNVSLVVLGAALLWFGWFGFNAGSAAAAATNATSAFVATQIATGMAAVTWALVSWGHTGRPSTVGAASGAVAGLVAITPASGFVSPMSAIVIGIAAGIGCYYAVTFKNRRKWDDALDTWAIHGIGGLIGALLTGTFAEQRFTPWGDNGLAFGNPAQLYENAVGAFAALAWAMGITAIIIKVMDVVWPGGIRVTPKEEEIGLDLAQHGERAYVTG from the coding sequence ATGCATTTTGACGCATTAGGAATTACAAAAAAGAGGACAAAATTGGGAACACTGGAAATAATGGTTGTAGCAGTAGCGTCGTTATTGTTGTTCTCTACTGGCTCAGCTCTGCCTCAAGATGCGTTTGCTTATACGGCCAACGACCCGGCAGTGCCATATCACTGCTTCATAGATCAAAATGGGGACGGAGCGATAACAGCAGCAGATGAAGTGGAAGATGAGGAAGGAAATATGGCCCTTGTGCCTTGCGAGGTAAGCCCTGGAGACAACGCATGGATGATGACAGCGGCAGCGCTGGTGCTCGTAATGACCCCAGCCGGCCTTGCAATGTTCTATGGGGGCTTGGCCAGACAGAAAAACGCCGTAAATACAATCCACATGGTCTTTATCACAACTGGTGTAATTGCTGTACAATGGGTTCTGTGGGGATATAGTCTGGCTTTTGGCCCAGACGCAACAGGACAGGGCTTTATTGGCGACTTTTCTTGGGTTGGCCTGCAGAACGTGCTCCATGACGTTCCGTCCAATGCGTACTATGGCATCAACAGCGACGGCGGTCGGAATGCTATCCCACACCAGACATACATGGTGTTCCAGATGATGTTCGCCATCATCACTCCAGCACTGATTGTAGCATCACTTGCAGAGAGGATGAAGTTCAGCGCGTTCATTATCTTTATCGTAATCTGGGCAACGTTTGTCTATGACTTTGCAGCACACTGGACTTGGCAAATCACTGCAACTGACAACTATGGAAGAACCCCTGGATACTGTGGCTTTGGATGGGGAGGATGCCTTGGCGCTCTAGACTTTGCAGGCGGAACGGTCATACACATCACGTCTGGCTGGTCTGGACTTGTAATTGCCCTCATGCTTGGACGCAGGCTGGGATATGGCAAGATGCCAATGGAGCCGCACAATGTATCTCTGGTAGTGCTCGGTGCAGCTCTACTGTGGTTTGGCTGGTTCGGCTTCAACGCTGGTTCGGCAGCTGCGGCAGCTACGAACGCCACGAGTGCATTCGTTGCAACCCAGATTGCAACAGGCATGGCAGCAGTAACATGGGCTTTGGTCTCGTGGGGACACACTGGAAGGCCCTCGACGGTTGGTGCAGCATCTGGTGCAGTAGCAGGGCTTGTGGCAATCACGCCAGCTTCTGGCTTTGTATCGCCAATGTCGGCAATTGTTATTGGAATTGCGGCAGGGATAGGCTGTTACTACGCAGTTACATTCAAGAACAGAAGAAAGTGGGATGACGCACTGGACACTTGGGCAATACATGGCATTGGAGGCTTGATAGGCGCGCTTCTTACCGGGACATTTGCAGAACAGAGGTTTACGCCTTGGGGCGACAATGGCCTAGCATTCGGCAACCCTGCCCAGCTGTATGAAAACGCTGTTGGCGCGTTTGCAGCTCTAGCATGGGCAATGGGCATCACTGCAATCATTATCAAGGTAATGGATGTAGTGTGGCCAGGAGGCATAAGGGTCACTCCAAAGGAAGAAGAGATAGGCCTTGACTTGGCGCAGCACGGAGAAAGGGCGTACGTGACAGGGTAA
- a CDS encoding ABC transporter ATP-binding protein: MKEEHHHPTGRGNSMLNDPPAGKESHAPSSSRLHPTTATTTTVALRLENVKKVFDSRSASAKKVVALDGISFEIKKGEFVSIVGPSGSGKSTLLNIIGALDRPTAGKVFINGQDIFLLDDTRLSDIRNRLIGFIFQSYNLVNRMSVQENVEFPAVFSPARPSSFSFDKSARALELLEILGIKDKAKQKPVDLSGGEQQRVAIARALINDPALVLADEPTGNLDTKTGREVFDLLRMLSDRFGTTVVMVTHNLELAGMTDKSIYIRDGRVEKEEKCRAPPRQEPAKA; this comes from the coding sequence ATGAAAGAAGAACATCATCATCCCACGGGCAGAGGCAACAGCATGTTAAATGATCCTCCTGCCGGAAAAGAGAGCCATGCTCCGTCATCATCCCGTCTGCATCCTACTACTGCTACCACTACCACTGTCGCTCTAAGGCTGGAAAATGTAAAGAAAGTGTTTGATTCGCGCTCGGCTTCAGCCAAAAAAGTGGTGGCCCTTGACGGCATCAGCTTTGAAATAAAGAAGGGCGAGTTTGTCTCTATAGTCGGCCCCTCGGGCAGCGGCAAGTCCACCCTCCTGAACATCATAGGAGCCCTTGATAGGCCCACTGCCGGAAAGGTGTTCATAAACGGGCAAGACATCTTTCTGCTAGATGACACAAGGCTTTCTGATATCAGAAACCGCTTGATCGGATTCATCTTCCAATCATACAACCTTGTCAATAGAATGTCTGTCCAAGAAAATGTCGAGTTTCCGGCAGTCTTTTCCCCAGCGAGACCATCATCATTCTCTTTTGACAAAAGTGCCCGGGCACTGGAGCTGCTTGAAATCCTTGGGATAAAGGACAAGGCAAAGCAAAAGCCGGTGGACCTGAGCGGAGGGGAGCAGCAAAGGGTGGCGATTGCAAGAGCCCTGATAAACGACCCGGCTCTAGTCTTGGCAGACGAGCCTACTGGAAACCTTGACACCAAGACTGGAAGAGAGGTATTTGATCTTCTCAGGATGCTGTCTGATAGGTTTGGCACCACGGTTGTAATGGTCACGCATAATCTGGAGCTGGCAGGCATGACTGACAAGTCGATCTATATCCGGGACGGGAGGGTGGAGAAGGAAGAAAAATGTCGCGCACCGCCGCGACAGGAGCCAGCTAAGGCATGA
- a CDS encoding ABC transporter permease, with the protein MKVTETFRISFKALGDRKVRTSLTILMVIVGSSLMVTLNGIVAGLGQFAMDVFSKLAPNILFITSIPLGGSETEGGDAGGDDGGPPSFLGQGLVSVPAITLDQAVVEKLESLPHVSSVIPSYQGRITVSVENESQSASVLSMQPENLEIIAPALEFVEGSNVSPEDRSAIYLPLSIANKLWGLSEADDGDDNISAAAAAAAKIGRQVEVTYTYIDLATASRQSRSETFTVAGIMEPVGNPTIDRAVVFNLDAGNELLGKSGRYDSLFVAADSTDNVEQVEKEIRNLYGPDIGITTSEAILQTIQEFAAGFGSVISSIALVALLVGSVGIVTTMYTSVTERTREIGVMKAIGARDRNVLALFLAEAAIIGIIGASVGLVVGVLEGYGVLSLFASNLFSSAEVTPRYPLSDLAKVWWISLGLSVAAGLYPAWKASRLSPIVALRRD; encoded by the coding sequence ATGAAGGTCACTGAAACGTTCAGGATTTCTTTCAAGGCGCTTGGAGACAGAAAAGTCAGGACTTCGCTGACGATCCTGATGGTGATCGTGGGCAGCAGTCTCATGGTGACGCTCAACGGCATAGTGGCAGGGCTTGGCCAGTTTGCTATGGATGTTTTCAGCAAGCTCGCTCCAAACATACTGTTTATCACGAGCATCCCTCTAGGTGGTTCGGAGACAGAAGGGGGCGATGCTGGTGGCGACGATGGCGGCCCGCCTTCGTTCCTTGGCCAAGGGCTCGTGTCAGTCCCTGCAATAACCCTTGACCAAGCTGTCGTAGAGAAGCTAGAGTCGCTGCCCCATGTCAGCAGCGTCATCCCTTCGTATCAGGGAAGAATCACGGTCTCTGTGGAGAACGAATCCCAGAGCGCAAGCGTGCTGTCCATGCAACCCGAGAACCTCGAGATCATTGCGCCCGCTCTGGAATTTGTAGAAGGATCAAATGTGAGCCCGGAAGACAGGTCGGCGATCTATCTTCCGCTGTCTATTGCTAACAAGCTGTGGGGCCTATCGGAAGCGGATGATGGCGACGACAACATATCAGCAGCCGCCGCTGCTGCGGCAAAAATAGGCCGGCAAGTAGAAGTTACCTACACGTACATCGATCTGGCGACTGCGTCGCGGCAGTCACGATCAGAAACGTTCACCGTGGCTGGCATAATGGAGCCAGTAGGAAACCCGACGATCGACAGGGCAGTCGTATTCAACCTAGACGCGGGCAACGAACTCCTTGGAAAATCCGGCAGGTATGATTCGCTGTTTGTGGCGGCAGACAGCACGGACAATGTCGAGCAGGTCGAGAAAGAGATAAGGAACCTCTATGGCCCCGATATTGGCATAACGACTTCAGAGGCGATACTTCAGACAATCCAAGAGTTTGCCGCAGGATTTGGCAGTGTCATTTCAAGCATTGCGCTGGTAGCCCTTCTGGTCGGCTCGGTGGGAATAGTCACCACCATGTATACGTCTGTCACGGAAAGGACGCGGGAGATAGGCGTTATGAAAGCCATTGGCGCAAGGGATCGGAACGTGCTTGCCCTCTTTCTTGCAGAGGCGGCCATAATTGGGATTATTGGCGCAAGCGTAGGGCTCGTGGTAGGGGTGCTGGAAGGCTATGGTGTTTTGTCCCTCTTTGCTTCAAACCTATTTTCCTCGGCTGAAGTGACGCCACGCTATCCTTTGAGCGATCTTGCCAAAGTCTGGTGGATATCGCTGGGGTTGAGCGTTGCAGCAGGCCTGTACCCGGCTTGGAAAGCATCGAGGCTATCGCCGATAGTCGCGCTGAGAAGGGACTGA
- a CDS encoding 4a-hydroxytetrahydrobiopterin dehydratase produces the protein MMSLGEMKCEPCRGGMPPLTDEEIEQYHRQTRSWSVIEKDGIKRLEKSFKFKDFAQALAFTNKVGELAEKEGHHPDILTEWGRVTVTWWTHKIKGLHRNDFIMAAKTDALAA, from the coding sequence ATAATGTCGCTTGGTGAAATGAAGTGCGAGCCCTGCCGTGGAGGCATGCCTCCACTCACCGACGAAGAGATCGAGCAGTACCACCGGCAGACTCGGAGCTGGTCAGTTATAGAAAAGGATGGGATAAAGCGGCTTGAAAAGTCCTTCAAGTTCAAGGATTTTGCGCAGGCGCTTGCCTTTACAAACAAGGTAGGCGAGCTTGCAGAGAAAGAGGGTCACCACCCGGACATACTGACAGAGTGGGGAAGGGTCACGGTCACTTGGTGGACCCACAAGATAAAAGGGCTCCACAGGAACGACTTTATCATGGCCGCCAAGACAGATGCTCTTGCAGCCTAA